In Pseudomonas sp. Q1-7, the genomic window TCCAGCTGACCATCGCCATTGCTGTCGAAGCGCGTCAGCAGGCCGGCGAAATCGCCCTTCCACTCGCGGATCACCGCCCCCTGGGCGGAGGCGAGGTCCAATCCCTGGCGGCCACCGCCGCTGGTATGGAAGTCGCCGATGGCGTACAGCGGCTCCCCAGCCTGCAGACGCTCCTCGGTGTAGCGGTATTCGCCACCGCCGATCCAGGCGCGCAGGCCGCCGGTGGCGAGGCCACGGGGATGACGGGAATTGCCGGTCCAGACGTCGCGGGACGACGGGCGCACTTCCGCGCCGCGCGGATCGATCAGGCACTCGCCAGTGGCGTCGGCCAGGCGCAGCCAGGCGTCGCTGACGCCGCTGTCCACCACCCGCCAGCTCTTGCTCTTGCCGCTCTCGCTGTACTCCTCGATGCGGTAACGCCACCAGAGGCAGGGTTTGCCCGTCAGCGGTGCGCTGAGTGGGCCGTCGCCCTGGACATGCAGGATGCCGTACAGCTCCACATAGCCCTGGGCGGCGGAGCGGATCTTCGAGGTCGGGGTATCCAGCAGCAGCCGCGCCTGTGCCAGCCGGCGCAGGCACCACCAGCCACCCCCGGCGAAGGCGCCGAGGCTGAATCCCAGGCTGATGGCCAGCCCCGCCACATCCACGGCCATCTCAGCCGAACAGGCTCTTGAGGTCGACGTCGGCCTTCTCGGCCTCGCTGAACTCCAGCAACTCGGCAGCCTTGAAGCCGAACAGGCCGGCGATGATCACGTCCGGGAACTGCTCGATGCGTACGTTGTTCAGGTTCACCGCCTCGTTGTACAGCTCGCGGCGGTCGGCAATGCCGTTTTCCAGGCCGCTGATGCGCTGCTGGAGGAACTGGAAGCTCTCGTTGGCCTTGAGCTGCGGGTAGTTCTCCGCCAGGGCGAAGAGCTGCCCGAGGCCGGAACGCAGACCGCTTTCGGCCTGGCCGAGGGCACCGACATCGCCCTTTTCGCGGGCGCTGGCCACGGCGTTGCGGGCAGCGATCACCCGCTCCAAGGTGGTGCGTTCGTGCTGCATGTACTGCTTGCAGGTCTCCACCAGCTTGGGCAGCTCGTCATGAC contains:
- a CDS encoding GIDE domain-containing protein, whose translation is MAVDVAGLAISLGFSLGAFAGGGWWCLRRLAQARLLLDTPTSKIRSAAQGYVELYGILHVQGDGPLSAPLTGKPCLWWRYRIEEYSESGKSKSWRVVDSGVSDAWLRLADATGECLIDPRGAEVRPSSRDVWTGNSRHPRGLATGGLRAWIGGGEYRYTEERLQAGEPLYAIGDFHTSGGGRQGLDLASAQGAVIREWKGDFAGLLTRFDSNGDGQLDEAEWGRVRLAAQLEAEDRHRQTSAAPAMNHMRRPKESQPFLLSSHGEDVLARQFRWQALLGAVLCVGGAVATVYLLRVTGLM
- a CDS encoding LemA family protein, whose amino-acid sequence is MSLTSVALIVVLLLIAAYAVVLYNALVRLKHGVGKAWSNIEVLLKQRHDELPKLVETCKQYMQHERTTLERVIAARNAVASAREKGDVGALGQAESGLRSGLGQLFALAENYPQLKANESFQFLQQRISGLENGIADRRELYNEAVNLNNVRIEQFPDVIIAGLFGFKAAELLEFSEAEKADVDLKSLFG